The stretch of DNA TCGAGTTCGCCCGCGCGCATCGCCGCGCCGACGGATTCCGCGGGCATCGGCACGATCTCGAAGCGGATGCCCGGCGCGCTTTGGTCGAGCGCCGCGAGCAGCGGCGGCAGAAAAAAGAACTCCGACATATCCGACATCGACACGCGAAACACGCGCGACGCGCTCGCCGCGTCGAAGCGGCCGTGCGCCTGCATCGCCTGCGTGATGATGCCGAACGCTTCGTCGAGCGGGCCGTGCAGCCGCACGGCCGCTTCGGTCGGCACCATCGTCTGCGGCGTGCGCACGAACAGCGGGTCGTCGAACTGCACGCGCAGGCGGCGCAGCGCGTGGCTTACCGCGGGCTGCGTGAGGCCGAGCCGTTCGCCGGCGGCGGTGAGGCTGCGCAGATCCCAGATCGCGAGGAACACGCGCAGCAGGTTCAGATCGGGCAGGCCGCTATTCGTGTGGTTCATGGCGTTCATTAATGGTGCGAATTTGACGCGACGTTGCGTCACTTCTATCGTGAGTCCATCCCCGGCCGCGCATGGTTTTACGCGGCCGCCTTCCAGCCGGAACGCGTTTTATGGAGTCCCGCCGATGAATCTCCTCGATGCTCGACCCGCTGCCTTGCAGACGAACGAGCCGATGCCCGCCGTCGTTGCCGACGCACTCGATCTCGACACGGTGATAGCCGAGATCGCCGCGCGCCGCGACGAATTCGATGCGCTGTCCCACGTGCCGCGCGACATGATCGCGAAAATGAAGCGCGCCCGCATCTTCCGCGCGAGCACGCCGAAGCGTTTCGGCGGCGATGCGCTGCCCCCGGCCGAGTTCCTGCGGGTGCTGGAGCGGATCGCGGTGGCGGACGGTTCGGCCGCGTGGGTGGCGGCGTTCGGTTCCGCGAACGTCTATCTTGCCGCGTTGCCGCTCGACACGCAGCGCGAGATCTACGCGGGCGGGCCGGACCAGGTGTTCGCGGGCGGGCTTTATCCGCTGCAGCCGGCGGCGGCCGAGCCGGGCGGCTGGCGCGTCAGCGGCCAGTGGCATTTCGCGAGCGGCTGCAAGGGCGCGGACTGGATCGGCGTCGGCATCGGCGGCACGCCGCCGGGCGGCGCGGGACCGAACGCGGGCAAGCCGCTGACGGCCGTGTTTCCGGCGGCGGAGGTCGAGATCGTCGACAACTGGAACGTGGTCGGCATGCAGGGCACCGGCAGCCACGACCTGCGCTTGCACGACCGGTTC from Paraburkholderia caballeronis encodes:
- a CDS encoding acyl-CoA dehydrogenase family protein; protein product: MPAVVADALDLDTVIAEIAARRDEFDALSHVPRDMIAKMKRARIFRASTPKRFGGDALPPAEFLRVLERIAVADGSAAWVAAFGSANVYLAALPLDTQREIYAGGPDQVFAGGLYPLQPAAAEPGGWRVSGQWHFASGCKGADWIGVGIGGTPPGGAGPNAGKPLTAVFPAAEVEIVDNWNVVGMQGTGSHDLRLHDRFVADAWTFVRGGSALVDEPLYRYPAVSYQAEVHAAVNVGLARAALDLLAGMAGGAKTTTGAPRLADRAYFRIELGKAEAQWRSARAFFYEASESAWDTIVAGDPLPAADASLLRLSATHAAQVSADVVQLAYRLAGIAAIYREHRMQRLVRDAMVVTQHAFLGEATYDGAGAIFAGIAPTITPYP